CAGCCCTCCCTCTTTGTTTCCAGGGCCACAGAGAGGCAGAATTCCTTTCCTCCCTGGACCGTAAAGGGAATGCAAATGATGCGGGTTTGTTCAAGCGGCCAGGCGATATGATGATTCGGCCCATCCACGATGGTGGGCAGAGAAATAACCAGTTTAAAACTTTCCTCAAGGCCCTTCTTGGCATTGCCGGCGATGATATTGATGAGTTCCCCCACCGCATCGACCACATCCTCATTCAGGGCAGGTTGCTCC
This genomic interval from Thermanaerothrix sp. contains the following:
- a CDS encoding chemotaxis protein CheX; protein product: MCIRDRDIAVGRPYICEMNSPHAWDISGVIGLTGEARGAVVLSLKQDLALTITATLTGREQPALNEDVVDAVGELINIIAGNAKKGLEESFKLVISLPTIVDGPNHHIAWPLEQTRIICIPFTVQGGKEFCLSVALETKREG